The following DNA comes from Spirulina major PCC 6313.
TACGCCCTCGCCTACCAACTCTTGAGCCATTATCAGGCGATGCCGTCGGTGTATATGCTGGGGTTTCGGGTGGTGGGAGATCTAGAGATTCAGTTTGATCGGGTGATTCCCTTTCCGAATCCGGCGGCGATCGCATCCCTCGGCCGCCAAACCCCTGACCTGTTCACCTGTCATTGGCTCTGCCTCAGTGGGCAACCGATCCGCGATGTGACGGTCTTACCCGCAGCGATCGCTTAAATCTACAAATCCGGGCCGTAGGGGAAATAGTAGAGCACCTGCCCTAACTCATTGCGGAGGATGGTGGTGGTATCGGGGTTATCGAGGCGTTGGGAAACAGCGATCGCATTTTCGTAGAGTTCCCGCGCCTTGGGCCAACGTCGCAACAGCACATGATACTGGGCGTAAAGATGCAACGCCCGTAACTCCCGGCGGGGTTCTTCGGTTTGACGGGCTAAATTAATCCAATCATCCAAAGCCTGGAACGCATTCACCCAGCGTTGGGTGCGTCCGTAGGAATAGGCCAACCCTTCAAAGGCGCGAAATTGGTTATGAATGTCCCCCTCTTCTTCGGCATACCACCGGGCGAGGCGATATTCTGCCAGGGCTTGATCATGGCGATCGAGGGCTTGATAGGCATCCCCCACGTTATTGAGGGTGTAGGCATGGCCGCCAATGTGGGGATACCGTCGCCGCAGGGGCCAGGCGATTTCGTAGGCCGCGATCGCCCCCGTATAGTCCCCCATTTGCGCCTTCGCCAGCCCCAAATTACTCAAGCTCAACCCTTCCCCGGCTTCGCTGCCGATGGTCTGGGCCAACTCGGCGGCAGCGGCGAAACTCTCCGCCGCACTCTGGGGATCGCTGCGGTTG
Coding sequences within:
- a CDS encoding tetratricopeptide repeat protein — translated: MTAFSSRLAQLCPWLPGGAIALWAIVGLSSPSLAQGIDFLDQQLEIPPIDQPNTPAHAAANRLFQLAQAAAEAGELAKAVQLWRGALVQYTELQDLGAIGVVHEHLGIAYLQLGYFNEAEYSFRQSLGAARDVGNAFRQVYALNNLGTMLLNRSDPQSAAESFAAAAELAQTIGSEAGEGLSLSNLGLAKAQMGDYTGAIAAYEIAWPLRRRYPHIGGHAYTLNNVGDAYQALDRHDQALAEYRLARWYAEEEGDIHNQFRAFEGLAYSYGRTQRWVNAFQALDDWINLARQTEEPRRELRALHLYAQYHVLLRRWPKARELYENAIAVSQRLDNPDTTTILRNELGQVLYYFPYGPDL